TAAACTTATGGGGAATTTTgaacatttctttttttttctttcttttaaagtcattttttttctttcttttaaagtaatatatatatatatatatatatatatatatatatatatatatattacactcactatttaggtctcatcaataaaggtaatcaaacatcaagtaTTTTCCAACCACcaaacaaaacacataatcatcaaaataaatgatgtgatgaaatgcaatgcaatataaCACCATGTAATAAattgtctcagaatacccagtacacactcaaccgtatatacatgatactcctcggaaatacatcgagagttcatgacccatgggggactcgcgaggtccatataccgacacggacgatctccacgtgtctgtgcggatgATCTCAACGCaacatcataatatcaaacaatttccgcacggacggtctccacgtgcccaaattacaatcttaacatcttaacatccccagcacggacgatctccacgtgcctatcttatactcaatctcatttcaatgcatgtatacaatattatttcaaaataaggggatgatgatgcatctcactcAATAAATATCGACATAATACacaaccacctcaattatcacaactatacgggtgtaaaaaaataaaaacacacaaaaatttcaagtcaataatatatcatctaacGCACATATGCTTTGGCAgattctcaaattacaatccacaatctatagtagtaacttttcgttttataacaccggtactcgtaccaatgcccgtcacattattgatacgagacccccgtctttcgcccttaccccctttgtctattttcatttttaatatttaattaggaaaaacGTCCTTCatcaagtctaaaaagtcttaacataccttaaatgTCGAACACGTGCCACCAATCCTCACGatatttcctttccttttcgcaaaGTTTCCaaacgttcccaatctaccaattatgCAATATTCATAATCAAATAAATCTATAAACATCCATAGAGTTATACCTCTATTCCGAACCTCAAAACTCATTCAACCTAATGATACCAAAACTAACATccatgataaataattaaattcataaattttagtGTCCTCTAGTATGTCAAGTCTCATATtcctaaattttaaattaagagTTGAGTCTTAATTCCACTAAATATCATATCCTAATAGTGTTCATATAAATTAGGCTTACTAATTAATAGTGAGTGACAAGAATAGTAACGAAAATTTAAACGAAAATTAGCAAAACTCTAAACTTCCACAACTACTGTACCTTAgttccttaattttttatttatattatttatttttccagCCAACTCTTGCaaagataaattaataaacCTAACATTATCACATTAACATAATAAGCCAACAAAATTGTCTCCTATCCCAAGAGAAAACTTACTAGTGAAACAACAAGATAAAGTCCAGAACGTTAATACCCTTTcttctatttgtttttttttaaacccTTTAAGTCACACTCCAATTATCATTGGCCAACAACACCAGCACCCTATTGCCTCTATTTACATCTATCATCcactcaaattatatattactcTCACAATAAAGTATCCCACTATGTTTTCTTccaacataattaaaataatgttaGCCTTTACATCATATATAGTTCACACATATTAATTAAATGGTGTCTGCTATTCTACAAGTATAAAATGGGTATACGAACTGTACCTTCTTGGTTCTTAATGTGGTGGTGCCGCACTACTGCCTCTGTTCTTCCTTTtccaaacaaataaaataattttgatctCAAATGAGTAAATCCCACTAACTTCCTTTAATTATTATATGGGCCAAGGGTATGGAATGGATCTCAGGTTCGGCCCATTactttcttattaaattaattatataaaaaaatcagatAACTAACTAAGTGTAGTCACCAAATTATTTCAAAGCTTCCAATTAAATTTAATGGAACAAGTCAAAATGGTCCTAGTtatcaaaacgacctagcgggtcatTACAGAACGGAAGTGGGTTGGGCTGGTTTTCTGGTTGGTGTTCCTTGGTGTTTAAATACCACTTAAACAAACGTTCATCCTCGAACGGAGAAAGAAAAGAGCTAACCTGAATGCTAAAAAAGATGATGATATTTACTCCTCAAGTCTTACTCTAtctcccatgtagcctcctccactggacgatgcttccactgaacctttactgaagcaatctccttggacCTCAGCTTCCaaatttgcctatccaaaatggtgATCGGATCTTCCTCAAAAGTGAAATTTTGATCAAGTAACACTaaatcccattgaatcacatgatCACCACCCTGATGTTACTTCTTAAGATGGACACCTGACAACCTaggtggcaaagccaactgatatgccacctcaccaatacgctcCACAATCTCGAAaagaccaatgtaccttggactcaacttgcccttctttccaatctcatcacacccttcatgggtgataccttaagTAGAACGCtttctccaaccataaactccaaatcatgaaCCTTCCTATATGCGTAActcttttgcctgctttgagccatGAGAAGCCTATCTTAgatcaacttgaccttgtccaaagactccctcaacaaatctgtaccccatggtctaacctcaaatgcatcaaactagccaattggagatcgacatctcctaccatacagtgcctcgaatggtgccatctcaatgctcgaatgataactattattgtaagcaaactcttCTTAAGGCAAGAACtgatcccactgaccaccaaagtcaatcacacatgcccgcaacatgtcctcaagaacctgaatagtgcgctcagactgaccatcagtctgagggtgaaaggctgtactaagatccacccgagtgcccaactctttctgcatagaccgccagaaatgagatgtaaattgggtgccacgatctgaaataatagatgtAGGAACTCCATGCAACCGAACTACCTCCCGAATATAAATCTTGGCTAACCTTTCTGAGTTATAGGTAGTTTGAACTGGtagaaagtgtgcagacttagtcagtcgatccacaatgacccatatagcatcGAACTTACCCAAGGTGCGTGGCaatcctaccacaaagtccatagcaatacgctcccacttccactcaggtataGGCATCCTTTGTGTCACacctccaggcctttggtgttcatacttcacttgctgacaattcaaacaacgagatacaaaatctactctgtccctcttcatacgacaccaccaataatgttgtttcaagtcacgatacatcttagtagcccccggatgaatagagtacctcAAACTATGGGCCTCCTCCATGAttaatctagtcaaatcacTTGTACGAGGAACACAAATATGacctttaatcctcaaaactccttcactatcaagaattgcagccATGGCTTCTCCTTTTAACACCTTGTCCCtatcttacataaatcaccatcatcaaactgttgagcccgaatctgctccaacaaggatgacctagcctccatataagccaacaccttaccagattctgtaatatcaagtctcacaaaaCTATTGGCCAAGGATTGGGAATCCCTAGCTAAAGGACGCTCGCCAACCTGTAACATggctaaactacccatacttaccgcctttcgactcaaggcatctgctacaacatttgccttgcctggatgataaagaatagtcatatcgtagtccttgagcaactccaaccatctccgctgcctcaaatttagatacctctgattgaatatagattggagactacgatgatccgtgaacacctcGCAATGCACGCCATAAAGATAATGTCTCCAAATcttcaatgcaaacacaacagccgccaactctaaatcatgaataggataattcttctcatgaactttaaactgtctcgaagcataagctatcactttTCCCTTCTGCATTAATACACAACCAAGACCAatccgagaagcatcacaatatacaacaaaaccccctccctccacgggtagggtcaaaatcggagcagtagtcaataaagtcttgagcttttggaaactaacctcatattcgtcagaccactgaaaagcCACCTCCTTCGTTGTCAGTCTAGTTAATGGAGAcgcaatggatgagaaaccctcaacaaaccgttgataataacctgcaaggcccaagaaactccgaatctcagtaactgaagcaggtctgacccaatctctaaccgcctcaatcttcttaggatccaccatgataccctccttggacactacatgtcccaagaatgctaccgaactaagccaaaactcacactttgaaaactttgcataaagcttcttctcctttagaatcccaagaacaatcctcaaatgatgctcatgttcctccttagtacgtgagtatatcaatatatcatctatgaagacaataacaaaggaatctaaatacGGTCTGAACACTCCATGCATCACGTCCATAAAAGCTGCTAGGGCATAAGTCAAtccgaaagacatcaccaaaaactcgtaatgaccataacgtgttcgaaaagccgtcttagggatatcatccgccctaaccttcagctgatgataaccagatctcaagtcaattttggagaTAACTGAAGcaccctgtaactgatcaaataaatcatcaatacgaggtatcggatacttatttctgttggttaccttgttcaactgccgatagtcaatacacatacgcatagatccatctttcttcttcacaaataacactggagcaccccaaggagatataCTTGGTATAATAAAACCTTTACTCAACAAATCCTGCAactgctccttcaactctttcaattcagacggtgccatacgataaggaggaatggaaataggcTGAGTGTCTGGctccacatcaatacaaaaatcaatatcacgatcTGGTGGAAGACTTGGCAAATTGGTCGGGAATacctctgaaaattcactcaccactggaatagactcaagcataggagtctcaaCACTAGTATCTCGAATATGTGCCAAGTAAGCTAAGCATCCTCTTTGTACCAACTGACGATccttaaggaatgatatcacacccttagaaggGTGACCAAGAgaacctctccattctactataggaattccaggcatagctaaagtgatggtcttggcatgacaatttaaaattgtgtggtaagaagataaccGATCCATACcgagaatcacatcaaaatctatcatatctAAGATCTTTAAATCTGCATGAGTGTCATACCCCGTCAAGGTAACAGTACATAATCGATACACCCGATCTACAACTACAGAATCCccgacaggagtagaaacacgtatcggcaaatcaagagactcacataatatatctagactaggagaaaaatatgtggacacataagaataagtagatcCTGGATCGAATAATACAGTAGTTGATCGATGACAAACTGgaataatacctgtgataacagcatctgaagCCTCAGCCTTTGGCCTacctggaaaagcataacagtgagaacgacctccatcagattgtgaacctccacgaccaccacctcgaccagaaggagaaccacctctacctgaatGAGAAGTACCTCTACCATTTTGTGCCCCACCCCTAGATGGAGGTTATGCAGCCCTGGAAGTCGAAGCCTGAGAACCCTGATGTAAGCCACCACGTCTGgtcctagggcagtctctcacaaagtgtcccGTGTCACCACACTCAAAACAGCCCCTACGAGACGCAGGCTGATGAGAGGAACCTGAATGACCAGAATGCCCTCCACGAACTACAGGTCTAGAAGGTGAACCCTGCGAAGTATGAATCGAGCTCGAAGAGTTATGCCAGTGTAACTAGCGTCAGACGCTAGTATagcagcatgaatgggtctgctggactgagggtgataacctctgcccaagtaaccccgactcctaggcggagcaccaccataatcacctgaataacgagtcctctttccctctcgctgctcaaatccctcacgcCGAATCATTCCAACTCTTTagcagcatctaccactttctgGAATGGAACACCAGAAGCAGCAACTTGAGAAACTCCTAGACGGATCGGAATAATCATCCCCTTAACAAACCTTCTCACTCTCTCAGGctctgtgggaagtatcatcgaagcatgcctagccaaggcatgaaatttaccctcatactctgcaactgacataccatttagctgcaaaccctcaaactcggccctcttgcgctccctctcactgcgtggaacaaatttggatagaaatacctAAGTAAACTGAGTCCAGGATAGTGGATGGGATCCAgctggcctactactaatataatccctccaccactgcttagtagagccagtcatctgaaacgttgtgtagtcaactccatgagactccactaatccaagattatgcaacctctcGTGACAACTAATTATaaattcatatgcatcctcagctaagtcaccagtataagtaggaggattcattagtttgaacctcccaaacatcttttgctcatcaatagtcatagaaggcttgttcaccaaatgtgatatcatatctggaaactccatactatccaaacgaggagctacagcggcagctggctgagtcctggtagtctgagaatctggagcaactatcggatctggagtttgacctccaacatgggtctgtgagccatcagaagtgacaggCAAAGCTCCTGCCTGGGCCATCCCCGCTAGTATTCCTAACATACGAGCcaaggtatcttgaagcacAGGGGGGAAAACAGTACTGGTGGAGCCTGAGTTGGCCCATCCCCCTCGGcacgatcttgcacatccccatgaataACCTTTGCATCAGGAGGTACGGTCCTATCATGACCCTGGGTAGCTATTGGTTCTTGACCATCCACAAGTGCTGCAATACGGCCCCTACCCCGACCTCGAGCTCGTCCCCTACCCCCACCTCGGATAGTATTCCCAAAAGTAGGCGCAGGAATAGGATCCTGACCACTACTTGCCGATGTACAATTCCTTGCCATctgagagagaatgagatatcaagattagaatttctacaaggtcaagtgtgcacgataatgtataaaaaaatagaatattttctaaatgtcctatagcctctcgaagataggtatggacgtcttcataccgattcgcaagactctactagacattgctcttgtactcttgagaccgatgaacctagggatctgataccaaatttgtcacgacccaagaatcaggagtcgtgatggcacctacgTTCCCCACTAATAGGTAAGCCAACGaacatattttaacaacttAACTAACTAATAAGTGAAAAGACAATAAATTGTCAATTCTCCAACactgagttccttataagtacgaatgcgaaaaactgaaaaaaaaatattacccaagaattggtgtcataattacaagagcttctagaatacgatgcaagtctgaaactaaaatgacaaatctaacttaagggatatcctgtctgaatactgaataacagaatacgtaaagatagagggaggtgtgggccacggaacagccaagcagcgcaccacaactccaagaacttcaagccggactcaattttctccacgagatgtgctcctactcggaatcgaatctgcaccacaaagagtgcaacaagcgtagtatgagtacgaaaccacgtgtacccagtatgtctcattgaccgacaacgaagaagtagtgacgagagtttatacaaaaaaataaattcgtaaattatataagtatatatatatatatatatatatatatatatatatatatatatatatatatatatatatatattacactcactatttaggtctcatcaataaaggtaatcaaacatcaagtaTTTTCCAACCACcaaacaaaacacataatcatcaaaataaatgatgtgatgaaatgcaatgcaatataaCACCATGTAATAAattgtctcagaatacccagtacacACTCAaccatatatacatgatactcctcggaaatacatcgagagttcatgacccatgggagactcgcgaggtccatataccgacacggacgatctccacgtatTTGTGCGGATGATCTCAACGCaacatcataatatcaaacaatttctgCACgaacggtctccacgtgcccaaattacaatcttaacatcttaACATCCccaacacggacgatctccacgtgcctatcttatactcaatctcatgtcaatgcatgtatacaatattatttcaaaataaggggatgatgatgcatctcactcAATAAATATCGACATAATACacaaccacctcaattatcacaactatacgggtgtaaaaaaaataaaatcacacaaaaatttcaagtcaataatatatcatctaatgcccatatgctttggcagattctcaaattacaatctacattctatagtagtaactttccattttataacaccggtactcgtaccaatgcccgtcacatcattgatacgagacccccatctttcgcccttaccccctttgtctattttcatttttaatctttaattaggaaaaacgtccttcaacaagtctaaaaagtcttaacataccttaaatgTTGAACACGTGCCACCAATCCTCACGATATTTCCTTTCCTTTTAGCAAAATTTCCAAACGTTCCAATCTACCAATTATGCAATATTCATAATCAAATAAATCTATAAACATCCATAGAGTTATACCTCTATTCCGAACCTCAAAACTCATTCAACCTAATGATACCAAAACTAACATccatgataaataattaaattcataaattttagtGTCCTCTAGTATGTCAAGTCTCATATtcctaaattttaaattaagagTTGAGTCTTAATTCCACTAAATATCATATCCTAATAGTGTTCATATAAATTAGGCTTACTAATTAATAGTGAGTGACAAGAATAGTAACGAAAATTTAAACGAAAATTAGCAAAACTCTAAACTTCCACAACTACTGTACCTTAgttccttaattttttatttatattatttatttttccagCCAACTCTTGCaaagataaattaataaacCTAACATTATCACATTAACATAATAAGCCAATAAAATTGTCTCCTATCCCAAGAGAAAACTTACTAGTGAAACAAAAAGATAAAGTCCAGAACGTTAATACCCTTTcttctatttgttttttttttaaaccctTTAAGTCACACTCCAATTATCATTGGCCAACAACACCAGCACCCTATTGCCTCTATTTACATCTATCATCcactcaaattatatattactcTCACAATAAAGTATCCCACTATGTTTTCTTccaacataattaaaataatgttaGCCTTTACATCATATATAGTCCACACATATTAATTAAATGGTGTCTGTTATTCTACAAGTATAAAATGGGTACACGAACTGTACCTTCTTGGTTCTTAATGTGGTGGTGCCGCACTACTGCCTCGGTTCTTCCTCTtccaaacaaataaaataattttgatctCAAATGAGTAAATCCCACTAACTTCCTTTACTTATTATATGGGCCAAGGGTATGGAATGGATCTCAGGTTCGGTCCATTactttcttattaaattaattatataaaaaaatcagatAACTAACTAAGTGTAGTCACCGAATTATTTCAAAGCTTCCAATTAAATTTAATGGAACAAGTCAAAATGGTCCTAGTtatcaaaacgacctagcgggtcatTACAGAACGGAAGTGGGTTGGGCTGGTTTTCTGGTTGGTGTTCCTCGGGGTTTCAGGTGGTGGTTTTGATGGAAAAAATAGGTCATTTGTTGCTGTTGGAGAGAACTACTGGCAGCAACAGGGAAAAAGAGAAGGGTTGGGTCTGGTGGCTTTGCTGGCGGATTTCTGAACTATGAGAGAGGGAGGTCTGGTAGAGTTGTTTCGGTGTTGTTACCGTTGGTTTCAGGTGGGGTTTGGAGGTTTATTGAGGGAGAACGGAGAAGAAAGAACCgcgcggggggggggggggggtgttgaGGGCTGGTTGTTTGCCGgagaaagaaaagtaaaatgggTGTTTGGTTGGTCATGGTTGCTGGTCGGAAACGGAAATGGAAAAGGAAGAGAGCAGatgatttttgaaattcatggatGTTGGTTAAAAAATAGTAGTTTCACCGGAAAAATGAGGAAAACAAAATGGGATTTTGGTTGCTATGTTGAAGAGTTTCAATGAGTAACAATGGAGTTTTGGGGTCTTTTGGATTGCTGGAACTTCATCGGATTCTGGGGTGGTGGTGACcggaaaaataatgaaaagttaAACCCTTGTCaataaaaatctgaaaattctCAACCCTAATTTGAAGATATTTCATCACATTCTTAACCTAATGAGCTAAATCTTCTATATGTaggaaattattaaaaatgggCCTAAGTTATGAGCTCGAGATTGTGACACAAAAATTTGTTGGTTGATAAAATATCTATCTATACAAATGTATTTGGATGAATTTTTAGACTgcacaaaatatcaaaattcatattaacaATGTAATAgagaaaaatgaatttgaaaaatGTAATGCACGTAATCAATAACAagtaaaaaatgtaatttaacagaaaaaatgatttaataaaaaatgaagaaatatttgaacGTCCGgcgaaaaaaatatataaaaagaacaacTGATAAAAATCCtaataatttgagaaaaaggttgattatcaaaaaattgcattaaaatgataaaacaaGTATTTTGaactatcaaaaataaaatactcaaaaatTATTAACTTTACAACTATCAGACCAAAATTTGATGTCAACAATATCTACTCTCTACGCTCCTTCCTCCCCGACCCTTACTTCCTGTCTCTTCCATTTTTTAGTTTGGATCTTGTCcaccattttaaaaaatttatgacaaacaagagagaaaaaaggaggaaaataatGATGCATTCATATAGAAATAATTAGTtcaataaaagataatttaattaagcaaatatgtacaaaaattatatttttcttttgtgtgtACCCTTaattataagtaaaaataaaaataatcatattccCATCCTCATGCCATTATGACAATAATactaattaaaagaatataaatatgttagaCCATTTGAAGTTTGAGTTCcgaatattttaattaagaataagagattaaaaaaagaataaagagaaaataaataagataaattaattatttatggatTTCAGTTGGATCCTCATTTTTGAGTTGAGTTACATTATAATAAATTGAGTTTAATTTAAAATGGGAAAAAACTTATCTGCATCGGATGTTCACATCaaattaatacaattttcattattatgtgatttGATAGTAAAAcacatgttaattaattaaaattaagtaaaatgagctctaaatttaaacacatgacATGCATATATTGGATTGATGCAAAAACTCAGTGTGGATATGTTTTACCCTTTAAAATAGGCTAATAGGAAGATTATGAAATTAAttgttttcaatattatttttaaatgtatcatgtcaaaatatgaaatatcaatggttttataaaaaaataattttttttaaatattatttttattatttattcgaGAAGAATTTAAATTTGGATCAATCACattaaacaatataatataaatattgaataattttactttaggaaattattaaaaataataacaaatataattaaagaattaacATCAGGAGTAGTTTAAGAACATAGATGAAGAATGATTTTgtatcaatttaaatatttgagaaTTCATTTGAAACCATTCTTCCTATAATATATTGTGAATAAAGTGATAAGTTTGGGCATTGTTTAAGAATGCAGGCCAAATCCTCCTTTTATGTTCTCATCCTCCTCAAAAGGTTTGAAAACAAACGCTAATTTTGAGAATCCATATGTTTCGTTCCGTTTTCAAATCGTTTCTAAATCTTCCTAAATCTATCTCCATATTAACACCTTCTGTTTATCGCCCAATTTCGATCTCCATTTCTAGCTCATACTCAACTCCAAGAATTAGCAAGAGAATTGGGTCATTGTTTTCTGTACCCGTTGGTGAGCAATTTCAAGAATTTGGGTCGTTATTTTCAGCTAAATACAGCACCAATGGAGACGGATGTGTTGATACGGGGATTGGTGGTAGAGACTACTTGTTGATGTCGGATGAGGAGTTGATGAAACAGTGTGAATTGAGCACTTTCAAGGCTTCAGGTCCTGGTGGACAGCACCGTAACAAGCGTGAATCAGCTGTGCGTTTGAAGCATAGCCCAACAGGGATTATTGCTCAGgttttgttttgatgatttgcTAGATTTTCAtgacctttttttattttgaaatggaATTTTA
The DNA window shown above is from Solanum lycopersicum chromosome 11, SLM_r2.1 and carries:
- the LOC138339244 gene encoding uncharacterized protein, with product MIRREGFEQREGKRTRYSGDYGGAPPRSRGYLGRGYHPQSSRPIHAAILASDASYTGITLRARFILRRVHLLDLGGAQNGRGTSHSGRGGSPSGRGGGRGGSQSDGGRSHCYAFPGRPKAEASDAVITGIIPVCHRSTTVLFDPGSTYSYVSTYFSPSLDILCESLDLPIRVSTPVGDSVVVDRVYRLCTVTLTGYDTHADLKILDMIDFDVILGMDRLSSYHTILNCHAKTITLAMPGIPIVEWRGSLGHPSKGVISFLKDRQLVQRGCLAYLAHIRDTSVETPMLESIPVVSEFSEVFPTNLPSLPPDRDIDFCIDVEPDTQPISIPPYRMAPSELKELKEQLQDLLSKGFIIPSISPWGAPVLFVKKKDGSMLISKIDLRSGYHQLKVRADDIPKTAFRTRYGHYEFLVMSFGLTYALAAFMDVMHGVFRPYLDSFVIVFIDDILIYSRYYQRFVEGFSSIASPLTRLTTKEVAFQWSDEYEVSFQKLKTLLTTAPILTLPVEGGGFVVYCDASRIGLGCVLMQKGKVIAYASRQFKVHEKNYPIHDLELAAVVFALKIWRHYLYGVHCEVFTDHRKANVVADALSRKAVSMGSLAMLQVGERPLARDSQSLANSFVRLDITESGKVLAYMEARSSLLEQIRAQQFDDGDLCITHEGCDEIGKKGKLSPRYIGLFEIVERIGEVAYQLALPPRLSVLLDQNFTFEEDPITILDRQIWKLRSKEIASVKVQWKHRPVEEATWEIE
- the LOC101251643 gene encoding uncharacterized protein isoform X3, translated to MFRSVFKSFLNLPKSISILTPSVYRPISISISSSYSTPRISKRIGSLFSVPVGEQFQEFGSLFSAKYSTNGDGCVDTGIGGRDYLLMSDEELMKQCELSTFKASGPGGQHRNKRESAVRLKHSPTGIIAQAVEDRSQHMNRASALSRLRALLALKVRNNIDLDTYTPPQELLQILPAKSTVRGSNCGPQIGPNNPKFALGMQALLDLLFAVEGSVSDAAKKLGLSTGALSRLLLSDDNLRMAVNEFRVSKGIKPLK